One window of Saprospiraceae bacterium genomic DNA carries:
- a CDS encoding response regulator transcription factor, producing the protein MKVLVIEDELKAIEALKQGFEENQISVDLAHEGLNGLRLALENDYDVIISDIVMPNLSGLELVKSLRKKNQSTPVILLTALAGTNNTVEGLEAGADDYLVKPFEFKELLARVKALSRRGKGRTQANQILVFEDVRMDIDAKEFYRSNKKIDLTPKEFALLEYFLRHQGRVISKAEIAEKVWDIHFDTNTNMIEVYINYLRNKMDRPFAKRLIHTIFGAGYIFKLEN; encoded by the coding sequence ATGAAAGTACTTGTAATTGAAGACGAATTAAAAGCTATAGAAGCCTTAAAACAAGGTTTTGAAGAAAATCAGATCTCGGTTGATTTAGCCCATGAAGGCTTAAATGGACTTCGATTGGCGCTGGAAAATGACTACGACGTAATCATTTCAGATATTGTAATGCCAAATCTCAGTGGTTTAGAACTCGTCAAATCCTTGCGGAAAAAGAATCAAAGTACCCCTGTAATTTTATTAACAGCCCTCGCCGGTACAAATAATACAGTGGAAGGTCTGGAAGCTGGAGCAGATGATTATTTGGTTAAACCCTTTGAATTTAAAGAATTGCTTGCGCGGGTGAAAGCGCTTTCAAGGCGAGGCAAGGGAAGAACTCAGGCAAATCAAATTTTGGTTTTCGAGGACGTTCGGATGGACATTGATGCCAAGGAATTTTACAGGTCCAATAAGAAAATAGACCTGACTCCAAAGGAATTTGCCCTTTTAGAGTACTTTTTAAGACATCAGGGTCGGGTTATTTCGAAAGCTGAAATTGCTGAAAAAGTTTGGGACATTCACTTTGATACCAATACCAATATGATTGAAGTTTACATCAATTATTTAAGAAATAAAATGGACCGCCCTTTTGCTAAGAGGTTGATACACACTATATTTGGTGCTGGATATATTTTTAAATTGGAGAATTAA
- a CDS encoding HAMP domain-containing histidine kinase → MQIRRRLTIQFILIVAIIMVFALMFIHFEFEEQVRDDFYGNLKSKAIMTADMIVGHEILYNEKKNESNPNLSIYTENITIYNQDNKRIYSFNPGSEFLDAGKLAEIKSSGEYRFNRESFNALGLVYRDKSNNNYVVVAEAVFKSEHLNDLTKILMFVFILFIILVAIGGWIFAGQALAPVNHIMNELEAILPTDMSHRLKIHNQNDELSRLVVTFNNLLDRIQKAFVTQKLFLSNISHELKNPLSVIISQIEVSLQNERSTQQYKETLNSILEDTKNLNEVSNKLMQLARITSDQNVVEFGEIRIDELVWQVKSQLVKSHSDYKIHFEIFNLPENERNLVIKANEALIKTALINLMENGCKFSPDHKIKVLMDCQLNQQIQIDIVDNGPGINEADLPYIFEPFYRSPQTSVIKGSGIGLSLVSSILKIHKIQMNVIPGVEGGTIFRLLFTSIESQPNQLPVKTMVLQTKSQLELQYN, encoded by the coding sequence ATGCAAATTCGTCGAAGGCTTACCATACAATTTATTCTGATCGTTGCAATCATTATGGTATTTGCATTGATGTTTATTCATTTTGAATTTGAAGAGCAGGTCCGTGATGATTTTTATGGCAATTTAAAATCTAAAGCTATCATGACAGCCGACATGATAGTCGGTCATGAAATACTGTATAATGAAAAAAAGAATGAGTCCAATCCGAATTTATCAATCTATACAGAAAATATAACCATCTATAATCAGGACAACAAACGTATTTATAGTTTTAATCCAGGTTCTGAATTTTTGGATGCCGGAAAATTGGCTGAGATTAAAAGCTCCGGAGAATATCGTTTTAACAGAGAATCCTTTAATGCACTTGGTTTAGTGTATCGAGACAAATCAAACAATAACTATGTAGTCGTTGCAGAAGCTGTATTTAAATCTGAACATCTCAATGATCTGACCAAAATATTAATGTTCGTTTTTATTTTGTTTATTATACTTGTTGCTATTGGTGGATGGATTTTTGCAGGGCAAGCATTGGCTCCGGTTAATCATATTATGAATGAACTCGAAGCCATTCTGCCAACGGATATGAGTCATCGATTAAAAATTCATAATCAAAACGATGAACTGTCTCGACTTGTCGTCACATTTAATAATCTATTGGATCGAATTCAGAAAGCTTTTGTTACACAAAAATTATTTCTTTCTAATATCTCTCATGAATTAAAAAATCCCTTGAGTGTAATTATTAGTCAAATTGAAGTAAGCTTACAAAATGAACGCAGTACCCAACAATATAAAGAGACCCTTAATTCAATTTTAGAAGACACTAAAAATTTAAATGAAGTTTCCAACAAACTAATGCAGCTTGCCCGAATCACCTCCGATCAAAATGTAGTTGAGTTTGGTGAAATCAGAATCGATGAATTGGTTTGGCAGGTAAAGTCTCAACTTGTTAAATCCCATTCAGATTATAAGATTCATTTTGAGATTTTTAATTTACCCGAAAATGAACGAAATCTTGTAATCAAAGCAAATGAGGCGTTGATAAAAACGGCTCTTATAAACTTAATGGAAAATGGATGTAAATTTAGTCCTGACCATAAAATAAAAGTATTGATGGATTGTCAACTGAATCAACAAATTCAAATTGATATCGTAGACAATGGACCTGGTATTAATGAAGCCGATCTGCCTTATATTTTTGAACCATTTTATCGGAGTCCACAAACATCTGTTATAAAAGGTTCCGGTATTGGCTTATCCTTGGTATCTTCTATATTAAAAATTCATAAAATCCAAATGAATGTAATTCCCGGCGTAGAAGGTGGAACTATATTTAGACTGCTTTTTACTTCTATTGAAAGCCAACCAAATCAACTCCCTGTTAAAACCATGGTCTTACAGACCAAATCTCAGCTTGAATTACAATACAATTAA